In Pirellulales bacterium, the genomic window ACGTGAATCGAACTGGGGCAACGCGACGATCGACATTGTCCGCACAGGGCCAGCCGTAACCCTGGACATTCACACGCCCATCGATCAACAGGTCGAGTGGTTAATCGCCGAGCAACCCAACTACCTATTGACGTATCCGTCGAATCTAATCGCATTAGCATCGACCTTTGCGGCGAAGAATCTGACCTTGCCGACATTACGCGAGGCACGCACGATCGGCGAAGTGTGCGACAGGAAAGTTCGGAAAATTTGCCGCGACGTATGGAATGTCCCTGTGGTGGACGTCTACAGCTCTGAGGAATTCGGCCATCTTGCCATTCAATGCCCGCGAAACGAGCATTACCACGTTATGGCAGAAAACGTGCTCCTCGAACTCTTGGACGACGCCGGAAAGCCCTGTAAACCCGGCGAGGTAGGGCGCGTTGTGCTGACCTCACTGCACAATTTCGCCATGCCGCTGATTCGCTATGAGATCGGGGACTATGCTGAACTCGGAGATCGATGCGAATGTGGTCGGGGCTTGCCGGTGCTCAAACGCATCTTGGGGCGAGTTCGCAACATGGCGATCTTGCCCGACGGACGGCACGTGTGGCCCGCATTACATCTCGACGGGGCGTCGACTGCGGAGATGCCACCGATACAACAATTTCAGTTGGTGCAGAAAACGACTAGCCAAGCCGAGCTTCGCTTGGTGATGCCGCGTCCTCTCGACGCTCAGGAAGAGCTGCTTTTGCGAGGATGGGTCACCAAGGCAGTTGGCTTCGAGTTTGACCTGAGCATTCGGTACGTCGAGGACATCCCTCGCAATGCGCGAGGCAAGTATGAGGACTTTCGTTGTGAGGTACGCGGCGAATCCTGATCGCCCGTGGCTGATCACCGTCACGTCATATGTCTGCTCTCAGGTCAAGGTACGATGCTCACCCAGGCGAGACTGGCAGGCGTTCATCGGCACCGACCAAGCGATTTCCAAGAGCCGTTAGATTGCCGGATGAAATGGCGGTAATGCACACAAGAAACTCTCCGTCGAGATATCCTGGATTCGCGCGAACAAAAAAACTGTCGTGTTCGTCGCGACCAGCTTCAATGCGTGCCAATTCGGGCTCTCTCACAGGCGTTGGCGTAAAGGGGATTACGAGGTTTACAGGCGAGTTGAATTGACCAGGGAATCGACTATTCACAACATCATCTCGCAGGCCTCGGATGTCATTGGGAATGTCTAAGGATTCGCGAGGATAATACTCACAAAAAAATCCCGGAAGCATTCGATAAAGCCGCGGTGAAGCGGTCAGCATGATCCAATAGGTCGGAATCGCTTGTGAGCAGAGAGCCAAGCCGAACATGTGACGTGCCCATAATCGCAGCCAGCCGTGATGCCCCCAATGCTCTGGGGCAATGACGGCGTCGCCTGTGTAGAGCACGTGAACGGGCTGATTTCCTAAGTTCGCATAAAATGAGCGAATCGTGACGAATCCACGGACTCGTCTGTCAGCCGTGCACAGGATCAGTGCCCATTCCTTGTCGCCCAAGTCGCGCAAGAAAATGTCCTTTGATACTCCGCAAAAGTACGAGTTCATGAGGCGATACATTTGCAGGCGAATGTCCTGCGACAGCTTGGCTACCTTTACGATTTCGACGTGAAGGCAATCTCCCATGGTATTACGCCACATTAGGTCAAGAAGGGCCTTGCGCTCAACGTGACTATAACAAGCGAGTGGTGGCAAGTGCAGTGGACCCCGGTTCTTGGACCAGGTGATAAGCCAGGGAGCGGATGGGTTGACCCTGCCCCCAAGTTTGATCCAGGGGGAATGCTGGGAAACTAGGGTTTTTGGTCCGGGCATGCCCGGACCAAAAATTTTCGCGAACTCGTTCAGGGTGCGCTGGCCCGATACGCTGTCGGGCCGCTGGCTGCTGTATTCGTCCGCTCCAAATGTCGAGCCGCGGCTGTGCGTTATCCACCTACGCAAACAGCTCCCCCAGATCACCTTCGTCCTCGACCGCCACGTGCAGATAGAGGCTGGTCGTCACGATCGACGAGTGGCCGGCCGCTGCACGGACCTCCGCCAGCGTTCGCCCACCCGCCAGGGCGTGGCTGATGAAGGTGTGACGGCCGCAATGGATCGTGAGCGTGCCGAGGCGTTCGCGGCCGAGGCACTTGCATGCGGTCAGAAAGCGGCGGCGGAGCGTGTGCCGGGCCAGCGGCGCGCCGTAGCGGCCAGACTTTTGACAGCAGAGAAAGGGATCCCGGGCCTGCGCGCCGTCGCGTCGACGTGTCTCTTTCCACGCCGTCAGGTCGGCCAACGTCCCGGCGTCCCACCACAGCGGCACCCGACGTGGCCGCATCCGTTTGGCCGTCTCGGCGCGGACGACGACGTGCGGCCGCGAGCCGGTCGTGCAAACATCCACCAGTCGCAAGCCGGCAATCTCCGAAACGCGTAGGCCGACACAAGCGGCCAGGCGAAAGACGACGCGGTTCATCCGCGCGTTGGGCGAACGCTTGGCCTTGCGGGCAAGATCGGTGAGTACCGCGGTAATTTCGCTGCGCGTAAGAACCTTCATCGAATCCAAGTGCCAATTGCGAGTGACGTACATCGAGGAGTTGCCTTTCGGAAGCGGGAACGAATCGAAGCCTGCGCTTCAACAGTTACCTCGCTTCCCAAGCAGCCCTCCACTCAACACGAACCCCGTGAACAGGAACTGGGTGGGTTTTCACGCGCTGCTGGCTTGCCCGACTAGCCACCATCGCTGGTTGGCGAGATCGAGCCGAAATGGCAGCAGATGGGAGCAGCTGGCAGAAGATCGGAAAGTTTTTCCTGCCACCGCCGGCCGCCTAGGCGCCCCACCAGGCGGCCCGCTGGCGGAACACTTCTTCCAGCGAATTGGCGATGCTCTCGGGGCTGATCAGGTTCTCGTCGGTGGGCTTGGGCTCCCCCTTCGGACGAATCCGGCCCAGCCAGCGCAGCATGCCCTCTCGCGCAAACACCGGCGCGGTGCGGAACTTGTTGTCTTCCACCAATTGCATGGCGATCTGCAGCCGCTTGTATCCGGGCAGCAGTTGCCACATAGCAAACGGAGGCAGGCTCAAGCGTTCACAGAACAGCTGCCAGCCGGCTAGCTTCGTCCGCAGAAGAAATCCCTGGGACAGGTACAGGTTCAACCAGACGTCTTCCGGCAATTCCTCTTCTTCGTCGTCTGCGATCTCGGACGATTCCTCGTCCCCTTCGGCGTCGTCTTGGCGACTGCCGCGGGATTCGTCTTCCTCGACCCACCGGTGCAGTGCGTCGCGATGCTCGGCGGCGTCCTCCAAGAGTTCGAGGAACATCGTCAGGGCGAGCTCATCGTACGCGTGGGCCCAGGGCGAATGGTCGGGCATCGCCAGGTGAATGCTGCGCGCTGAGTTGCACAGGCGTTTCTGTTCGGGCTGGTCCCCTCGGTCCCCGGCCGCGAAGATCAACTGAAACCGTTCCTTGGGGGTGAGCAGCGGATAGTGATTGGCGACGGCTTTGAGACTCATGCTTGATCCTTTCGGGTAAGCAACACGTTCTGCAGGGCTTCCAGGCGCGCATCGAGGACCGTGACGCCGATGGCCCGCAACAGGGCGTCGGCGAGCGTGGCGGTCAGTCGAGATTTTTCTGCCGTCGGCAGATCGGCCTGATCTAATTGCCGCAGTCGCTGGGTCAAGGCGCGGATCACGTCGTCGCCGCCCATGGGCGTGGCATCGGTGATTTCTCCCTCACGGCGCAGCAGATCG contains:
- a CDS encoding site-specific integrase, with protein sequence MYVTRNWHLDSMKVLTRSEITAVLTDLARKAKRSPNARMNRVVFRLAACVGLRVSEIAGLRLVDVCTTGSRPHVVVRAETAKRMRPRRVPLWWDAGTLADLTAWKETRRRDGAQARDPFLCCQKSGRYGAPLARHTLRRRFLTACKCLGRERLGTLTIHCGRHTFISHALAGGRTLAEVRAAAGHSSIVTTSLYLHVAVEDEGDLGELFA